A part of Magnetospirillum sp. ME-1 genomic DNA contains:
- a CDS encoding GNAT family N-acetyltransferase, whose amino-acid sequence MTVIALDGALLRPLDAADAPALAQALAAMDPWARLGYGAPALERYLKRGDPALTRWIVERNGRTAGLLALRSPWLRGPYIELFAILREVQGHGLGGTVMDWTTRHAAEIAPNLWACVSDFNAPARAFYARHGFAEVTGLDGLVSAGTSEILLRRRLQQ is encoded by the coding sequence ATGACCGTCATCGCGCTGGACGGCGCCCTGCTCCGCCCCCTTGACGCCGCCGACGCCCCCGCCCTGGCCCAGGCCCTGGCCGCCATGGATCCCTGGGCCCGGCTGGGCTATGGCGCGCCCGCCCTGGAGCGTTACCTGAAGCGCGGTGATCCGGCGCTCACCCGCTGGATCGTGGAAAGAAACGGCCGGACGGCCGGCCTCCTCGCACTCCGCTCCCCCTGGCTGCGCGGCCCCTATATCGAGCTGTTCGCCATCCTGCGTGAGGTCCAGGGACACGGCCTGGGCGGCACGGTCATGGACTGGACCACCCGCCACGCCGCCGAAATCGCCCCCAACCTGTGGGCCTGCGTCTCCGACTTCAACGCCCCGGCCCGGGCCTTCTACGCCCGCCACGGCTTCGCCGAGGTGACGGGGCTGGACGGACTGGTGAGCGCGGGAACGAGCGAGATTTTGCTGCGCCGCCGCCTACAGCAATAG
- a CDS encoding polysaccharide deacetylase family protein, producing MAAVAALLLLLAAPARAEVIERLPTPTADKVVALTFDACEARGQPAFLDQTILDVLVAEQVPYTIFATGLFARRNAEALKTLAASPLVRVENHSMAHPRHMERFDAAAIRKEVEDADAAIQAVTGRKPRFFRFPGGDHDSRSLAEVEATGHRVVHWSFPSGDPAPGVTPRHLTEWVLSRTRPGAILIFHVNRRAPATGPALPAILAGLRAKGYRVVPLEEALPP from the coding sequence ATGGCGGCTGTCGCGGCTCTCCTCCTCCTCCTCGCCGCCCCCGCCCGCGCCGAGGTCATCGAGCGGCTGCCCACCCCCACCGCCGACAAGGTGGTGGCGCTGACCTTCGACGCCTGCGAGGCAAGGGGCCAGCCGGCCTTCCTCGACCAGACCATCCTCGACGTCCTGGTCGCCGAGCAGGTGCCCTACACCATCTTCGCCACCGGCCTGTTCGCCCGCCGCAACGCCGAGGCGCTGAAGACCCTGGCCGCCAGCCCCCTGGTGCGGGTGGAAAACCATTCCATGGCCCACCCCCGCCACATGGAACGCTTCGACGCCGCCGCCATCCGCAAGGAGGTCGAGGACGCCGACGCCGCCATCCAGGCGGTGACGGGCCGCAAGCCCCGCTTCTTCCGCTTTCCCGGCGGCGACCACGACAGCCGCAGCCTGGCCGAGGTGGAAGCCACCGGCCACAGAGTGGTGCACTGGAGCTTCCCCTCCGGTGATCCCGCCCCAGGCGTCACCCCCCGGCATCTGACCGAATGGGTGCTGTCCCGGACCCGCCCCGGCGCCATCCTGATCTTCCACGTCAACCGCCGCGCCCCCGCCACCGGCCCCGCTTTGCCCGCCATCCTGGCCGGACTGCGCGCCAAGGGCTATCGCGTCGTGCCCCTGGAGGAGGCCTTGCCGCCATGA
- a CDS encoding glutathione S-transferase family protein, producing the protein MRTLYHHPLCPFSRLVRVVLAEKKLDFEPQIEKTWERRPEFLALNPAGQLPVLIEDDGTALADSTAIVEYLEETSRETPLLPADPLARAEVRRLVAWFGSKFHAEVTDHLVGEKVFKRLESGKNEPDSRRIRAGYAHIHQHLDYVGHLAERHGYLAGGVFTLADIAAAAQISAVDYVGDVPWDQHAPAKDWYARVKSRPSFRVLLADHLPGLAPPRHYANPDF; encoded by the coding sequence ATGAGGACCCTTTACCATCACCCGCTCTGCCCCTTCTCGCGCCTCGTGCGCGTCGTGCTCGCCGAGAAGAAGCTGGACTTCGAGCCCCAGATCGAAAAGACCTGGGAGCGCCGACCCGAATTCCTCGCCCTCAATCCGGCGGGCCAGCTGCCCGTGCTGATCGAGGACGACGGCACCGCCCTGGCCGATTCCACCGCCATCGTCGAGTATCTGGAAGAGACCAGCCGCGAGACCCCGCTGCTGCCGGCCGACCCCCTGGCCCGCGCCGAGGTGCGCCGTCTGGTCGCCTGGTTCGGAAGCAAGTTCCACGCCGAGGTCACCGACCATCTGGTGGGGGAAAAGGTGTTCAAGCGCCTGGAATCGGGCAAGAACGAGCCGGATTCGCGCCGCATCCGCGCCGGCTACGCCCATATCCACCAGCATCTGGACTATGTGGGCCATCTGGCCGAACGCCACGGCTATCTGGCCGGCGGCGTGTTCACCCTGGCCGACATCGCCGCCGCCGCCCAGATTTCCGCCGTGGATTACGTGGGCGACGTGCCGTGGGACCAGCACGCCCCGGCCAAGGACTGGTACGCCCGCGTCAAGTCGCGGCCCAGCTTCCGCGTGCTGCTGGCCGACCACCTGCCCGGCCTGGCACCCCCCCGGCACTATGCCAACCCGGATTTCTAG
- a CDS encoding DUF4743 domain-containing protein: MAFLDHIRTCNRHDLAKFRPFSVEGKWIGWVRHDVAQRLAAFPEAFRVSIEGVSLHPGLATPEARSNAIDEVARELAEDWGTPKLRGERYRVSARFGDPALMSIDRGVVSLFGIRAYGVHVNGLVRRPDGLHLWIGRRAKDKSVAPNKLDNMVAGGQPSDLSLADNLIKEAAEEADIPAALAATARPVGVVSYCLEDEWGLKPDVMFCYDLEVPEGFTPRNTDGELQGFTLMPVEDVARLVRDTDEFKFNVNLVIIDFLIRHGLISPDVEHDYVDLVSGLRKGG, from the coding sequence ATGGCCTTTCTCGACCACATCCGCACCTGCAACCGCCACGATCTGGCCAAGTTCCGGCCGTTCTCGGTGGAGGGCAAGTGGATCGGCTGGGTCCGCCATGACGTGGCCCAGCGGCTTGCCGCCTTTCCCGAGGCCTTCCGGGTGTCCATCGAGGGCGTCAGCCTCCACCCGGGCCTGGCCACGCCCGAGGCGCGCAGCAACGCCATCGACGAGGTGGCCCGCGAACTGGCCGAAGATTGGGGCACGCCCAAGCTGCGGGGCGAGCGCTACAGGGTCTCGGCCCGCTTCGGCGATCCGGCCCTGATGAGCATCGACCGGGGCGTGGTCAGCCTGTTCGGCATCCGCGCCTATGGCGTCCACGTCAACGGCCTGGTGCGCCGCCCCGACGGCCTTCACCTGTGGATCGGCCGGCGCGCCAAGGACAAGAGCGTGGCGCCGAACAAGCTGGACAACATGGTGGCCGGCGGCCAGCCCAGTGACCTCTCCCTGGCCGACAACCTGATCAAGGAAGCGGCCGAGGAGGCCGACATTCCGGCGGCGCTGGCCGCCACCGCGCGCCCCGTCGGCGTGGTCTCCTATTGCCTGGAGGACGAGTGGGGCCTCAAGCCCGACGTGATGTTCTGCTACGACCTGGAGGTGCCCGAGGGCTTCACGCCGCGCAACACCGACGGCGAACTGCAGGGCTTCACCCTGATGCCGGTGGAGGACGTGGCCCGTCTGGTCAGGGACACCGACGAGTTCAAGTTCAACGTCAATCTGGTGATCATCGACTTCCTGATCCGCCACGGCCTGATCTCGCCCGACGTCGAGCACGACTACGTCGACCTGGTCAGCGGGCTCAGGAAAGGCGGCTGA
- a CDS encoding Hsp20 family protein produces the protein MSRLSAFNSPLLLGFDHFDRLLDRMSKTSPEGYPPYNIEQISENGLRITLAVAGFSWDDLSVALEDNQLVIRGRQSEDEGNRIFIHRGIASRQFQRAFLLADGMEVMGASLDNGLLHVDLIRRVPEPKVRTIPIGRAGEAPHTITVSADEASPASSRARTGHKREV, from the coding sequence ATGTCCCGTTTGTCCGCGTTCAATTCCCCGCTGCTGCTCGGCTTCGACCATTTCGACCGGCTGCTCGACCGCATGTCCAAGACCTCGCCCGAGGGGTATCCGCCCTACAACATCGAACAGATTTCCGAGAACGGCCTGCGCATCACGCTGGCGGTGGCCGGGTTCTCGTGGGACGACCTGTCGGTGGCGCTCGAGGATAATCAGCTGGTCATCCGCGGCCGCCAGTCCGAGGACGAGGGCAATCGCATCTTCATCCATCGCGGCATCGCGTCGCGCCAGTTCCAGCGCGCCTTCCTGCTGGCCGACGGCATGGAGGTCATGGGCGCCTCGCTGGACAACGGCCTGCTGCACGTGGACCTGATCCGCCGGGTGCCGGAGCCCAAGGTCCGCACCATTCCCATCGGACGGGCGGGCGAAGCCCCCCATACCATCACCGTTTCCGCCGACGAAGCCTCGCCGGCGTCATCCCGGGCCAGAACCGGCCACAAGAGGGAGGTCTGA
- a CDS encoding DUF1150 family protein, whose translation MKTTDNRNAIMGHHLMSATDFLNWGMPAIAYFKHEDNGGQGGWSIHAADGTVIGAAPSRDTAFAAIVQHEMEPMSVH comes from the coding sequence ATGAAGACCACGGACAACAGAAACGCCATCATGGGCCATCACCTGATGAGCGCCACGGATTTCCTCAACTGGGGCATGCCGGCCATTGCCTATTTCAAGCACGAGGACAACGGCGGCCAGGGCGGCTGGTCCATCCATGCCGCCGACGGCACGGTGATCGGCGCGGCGCCGTCGCGCGACACCGCCTTCGCCGCCATCGTCCAGCACGAGATGGAGCCCATGAGCGTGCACTGA
- the ptsN gene encoding PTS IIA-like nitrogen regulatory protein PtsN — protein sequence MEITDLISPAAVIPNLRATSKKQALQDLAKKAAEITGLHERAIFDVLLERERLGTTGVGNGIAIPHGKLPAMERLYGVFARLEKPIAFESIDEQPVDLIFLLLAPESAGADHLKALARVSRLLRDKGVCEKLRGTDNADALYALLTESPASRAA from the coding sequence ATGGAAATCACCGATCTGATCAGCCCGGCCGCCGTCATTCCGAATTTGCGCGCTACGTCCAAGAAGCAGGCGCTGCAGGATCTGGCCAAGAAGGCTGCCGAGATTACCGGCCTGCACGAGCGGGCCATCTTCGACGTGCTGCTGGAGCGCGAGCGTCTGGGCACCACCGGCGTCGGCAACGGCATCGCCATCCCCCACGGCAAGCTGCCGGCCATGGAGCGCCTGTACGGCGTCTTCGCGCGGCTGGAAAAGCCCATCGCCTTCGAATCCATCGACGAACAGCCGGTTGACCTGATTTTCCTGCTGCTGGCCCCCGAATCCGCCGGCGCCGACCATCTGAAGGCCCTGGCCCGGGTGTCGCGTCTGCTGCGCGACAAGGGCGTGTGCGAAAAGCTGCGCGGCACTGACAATGCCGACGCCCTCTACGCCCTGCTGACCGAAAGCCCGGCCAGCCGGGCGGCGTAG
- the rpoN gene encoding RNA polymerase factor sigma-54 codes for MAIGPRLDIRQTQSLVMTPQLQQAIKLLQLSNFELAAFIDQELERNPLLEREEGERGLESAEPKADASDLPVLDSAPAETPLLDGMTPGSAEDGMDVDYDNTFNNDSASDAVQDESLSQWGNVSGGGGFEDGESSLDQMTAGEISLRDHLAAQVNMDIPAPADRLIALHLIEMLDEAGYLIGDLDELAEKLGCSRQHVEVVLRRVQGFDPVGVFARSLKECLGLQLAEKNRLDPAMQALLDNLELLARRDLPGLMRVCGVDAEDLAEMIGEIKALDPKPALAFDHVVAQPVTPDVLMRRTQDGAWVVELNSDTLPRVLVNTRYYSKIAGAARSKDDKTYISERFQSANWLVKSLHQRATTILKVATEIVRQQDAFFRLGVQHLRPLVLRDIATAISMHESTVSRVTSNKYIATPRGIYELKYFFTQAISSADGGDAHSAEAVRHRIKALIDAEGKSVLSDDSIVDALKAEGIDIARRTVAKYREAMNIGSSVQRRREKSLGM; via the coding sequence ATGGCCATCGGTCCCCGGCTTGATATCCGCCAGACCCAGTCTCTGGTGATGACGCCGCAATTGCAGCAGGCGATCAAGCTGCTGCAATTGTCCAATTTCGAGCTGGCCGCCTTCATCGATCAGGAGCTGGAGCGCAACCCGCTGCTGGAGCGCGAGGAGGGCGAGCGGGGCCTGGAGTCCGCCGAGCCCAAGGCCGATGCCTCCGACCTGCCCGTCCTCGATTCCGCCCCGGCCGAGACGCCGCTGCTGGACGGCATGACCCCCGGCTCGGCCGAGGACGGCATGGACGTGGATTACGACAACACCTTCAACAACGACAGCGCCTCCGACGCCGTCCAGGACGAATCACTCAGCCAGTGGGGCAATGTCAGCGGCGGCGGCGGCTTCGAGGACGGCGAATCCAGCCTGGACCAGATGACCGCCGGCGAGATCAGCTTGCGCGACCATCTGGCCGCCCAGGTCAACATGGACATCCCCGCCCCCGCCGACCGCCTGATCGCGCTCCACCTGATCGAGATGCTGGACGAGGCCGGCTACCTGATCGGCGACCTGGACGAGCTGGCGGAAAAGCTGGGCTGTTCGCGCCAGCATGTGGAAGTGGTGCTGCGCCGCGTCCAGGGCTTCGACCCCGTGGGCGTCTTCGCCCGCTCACTCAAGGAATGCCTGGGGCTGCAGCTGGCCGAGAAGAACCGCCTGGACCCCGCCATGCAGGCGCTTCTGGACAATCTGGAGCTGCTGGCCCGGCGCGACCTGCCCGGCCTGATGCGGGTCTGCGGCGTCGATGCCGAGGATCTGGCCGAGATGATCGGCGAGATCAAGGCGCTGGACCCCAAGCCGGCGCTGGCCTTCGACCACGTGGTGGCCCAGCCGGTCACCCCCGACGTGCTGATGCGCCGCACCCAGGACGGCGCCTGGGTGGTGGAGCTGAACTCCGACACCCTGCCCCGCGTGCTGGTCAACACCCGCTACTATTCCAAGATCGCCGGAGCCGCGCGCAGCAAGGACGACAAGACCTACATCTCCGAGCGCTTCCAGTCGGCCAACTGGCTGGTGAAGTCGCTGCACCAGCGCGCCACCACCATCCTCAAGGTGGCCACCGAGATCGTGCGCCAGCAGGACGCCTTCTTCCGCCTGGGCGTCCAGCACCTGCGCCCCCTGGTCTTAAGGGACATCGCCACCGCCATCTCCATGCACGAAAGCACGGTCAGCCGCGTCACCTCCAACAAGTACATCGCCACCCCCAGGGGCATCTACGAGCTGAAGTACTTCTTCACCCAGGCCATCAGCTCGGCCGATGGCGGCGACGCCCATTCGGCGGAAGCGGTGCGCCACCGCATCAAGGCGCTGATCGATGCCGAGGGCAAGAGCGTGCTGTCCGACGATTCCATCGTCGACGCGCTCAAAGCCGAAGGCATCGACATTGCCCGCCGGACGGTGGCAAAATACCGGGAAGCCATGAACATCGGCTCGTCGGTCCAGCGCCGGCGCGAGAAGTCGCTGGGCATGTGA
- the lptB gene encoding LPS export ABC transporter ATP-binding protein, with protein sequence MKSTKPASPFTAGSPSVSGPRLVADNPGLVARNLGKSFKGRPVLRDVSISVQRGEAVGLLGPNGAGKTTCFYCITGLINPDVGSILLDGTEITDLPMYRRARLGIGYLPQEASIFRGLSVEGNIMAVLEVVEADAERRQHDLESLLAEFSISHLRRAPAMALSGGERRRVEIARALACRPHFILLDEPLAGIDPIAVSDIRDLVAHLKHRGIGVLITDHNVRETLDLIDRAYILHDGAVLMEGRPAEIVAHEGVRRVYLGERFSM encoded by the coding sequence ATGAAAAGCACCAAGCCAGCCTCGCCTTTTACCGCCGGAAGCCCCAGCGTCTCCGGGCCGCGCCTGGTGGCCGACAATCCCGGTCTGGTGGCCCGCAACCTGGGCAAGAGCTTCAAGGGCCGCCCGGTGCTGCGCGACGTCTCCATCTCGGTGCAGCGGGGCGAGGCCGTGGGCCTGCTGGGCCCCAACGGCGCCGGCAAGACCACCTGCTTTTACTGCATCACCGGCCTGATCAATCCGGATGTCGGCTCCATCCTGCTGGACGGCACCGAGATCACCGATCTGCCCATGTACCGCCGCGCCCGGCTGGGCATCGGCTACCTGCCGCAGGAAGCCTCCATCTTCCGGGGGCTTTCGGTGGAGGGCAACATCATGGCGGTGCTGGAAGTGGTCGAGGCCGATGCCGAACGCCGCCAGCACGATCTGGAAAGCCTGCTGGCCGAGTTCTCCATCAGCCATCTGCGCCGGGCGCCCGCCATGGCGCTGTCGGGCGGCGAGCGCCGCCGCGTCGAGATCGCCCGGGCACTCGCCTGCCGCCCCCATTTCATCCTGCTGGACGAGCCGCTGGCCGGTATCGATCCCATCGCCGTGTCGGACATCCGCGATCTGGTGGCCCACCTCAAGCATCGCGGCATCGGGGTGCTGATCACCGATCACAATGTGCGCGAGACCCTGGACCTCATCGACCGCGCCTATATCCTGCACGACGGCGCGGTGCTGATGGAGGGCCGCCCCGCCGAGATCGTCGCCCACGAAGGGGTGCGGCGCGTCTATCTCGGCGAGCGCTTCAGCATGTAA
- a CDS encoding LptA/OstA family protein — protein MKPPALIPLIAAAALMAALPGSALAQGFEMSKSGDQQIQVYADNGIEWHSEELRVIARGNAHAIRGNMTVDADVLTAHYRKGPKGDEIWRLDADGNVVIRSPNDTATGHKAIYDLDKSIFVLKGAPAKLVTPTDTFTATDSLEYWELKKMAVLRGDAVATQQGEKTLKGDVLTAHFKDKSATAPKAGAKPAQPGQSSGGDGNGLELQRADAYGHVVIQSKTETVTGERGDYDAETGIATVTGSVKISREGGNQLEGGWAHVNLNTGVSKLFPTAAGAAESGQRVQGLFIPQKKGDKGEPPGKAGFVGNVPASGSGGR, from the coding sequence ATGAAGCCGCCCGCTCTGATACCGCTGATCGCCGCCGCCGCCCTGATGGCGGCCCTGCCCGGCTCCGCCCTGGCCCAGGGCTTCGAGATGAGCAAGTCCGGCGACCAGCAGATCCAGGTCTACGCCGACAACGGCATCGAATGGCATTCCGAGGAGCTGCGCGTCATCGCGCGCGGCAACGCGCATGCCATCCGCGGCAACATGACGGTGGACGCCGACGTGCTGACCGCCCATTACCGCAAGGGCCCCAAGGGCGACGAGATCTGGCGCCTGGACGCCGACGGCAACGTGGTGATCCGCTCGCCCAACGACACCGCCACCGGCCACAAGGCCATCTACGACCTGGACAAGTCCATCTTCGTGCTGAAGGGCGCGCCGGCCAAGCTGGTCACCCCCACCGACACCTTCACCGCCACCGACAGCCTGGAATACTGGGAACTGAAGAAGATGGCGGTTCTGCGCGGCGACGCCGTCGCCACCCAGCAGGGCGAGAAGACGCTGAAGGGCGACGTGCTCACCGCCCATTTCAAGGACAAGTCGGCCACCGCCCCCAAGGCGGGCGCCAAGCCGGCCCAGCCCGGCCAGTCATCGGGCGGCGACGGCAACGGCCTGGAACTTCAGCGCGCCGACGCCTACGGCCATGTGGTGATCCAGTCCAAGACCGAGACGGTAACCGGCGAGAGGGGCGATTACGACGCCGAAACCGGTATCGCCACCGTCACCGGTTCGGTTAAGATCAGCCGCGAAGGCGGAAACCAGCTGGAAGGGGGATGGGCGCACGTGAACCTCAACACCGGGGTCAGCAAGCTGTTCCCCACCGCCGCCGGCGCCGCCGAAAGCGGACAGAGGGTCCAGGGCCTGTTCATTCCGCAGAAAAAGGGCGATAAGGGCGAGCCGCCGGGCAAGGCGGGGTTTGTCGGCAACGTGCCGGCATCCGGATCGGGGGGACGATGA
- the lptC gene encoding LPS export ABC transporter periplasmic protein LptC gives MSLHADSGSAPPQQRHPNGRHLRGPRRGPFADHTHFVSVMKIALPALAALLLGLVVVWPKLSRLDSGFKLGFASLSPKSVDTLVMKNARYFGVDESNRPFAVTADTATQEPGNQDLIHLVNPKADFTSSSGANIVVDAVAGIYHQSTKVLDLSGGVNLYHDSGYEIHTPTATVELTNNAARGFEPVAGHGPQGAIRSAGFEITGKRHDITFTGKSQLNLRAVSHKAPGKGQGKGAKTR, from the coding sequence ATGAGCCTGCACGCCGACAGCGGGTCAGCGCCGCCCCAGCAGCGGCACCCCAACGGACGGCACCTGCGGGGGCCGCGCCGCGGCCCCTTCGCCGACCACACCCATTTCGTCTCGGTGATGAAGATCGCCCTGCCCGCTTTGGCCGCCCTGCTGCTGGGCCTGGTCGTCGTGTGGCCCAAGCTGTCGCGCCTGGACAGCGGCTTCAAGCTGGGCTTCGCCAGCCTGTCGCCCAAATCGGTCGACACCCTGGTGATGAAGAACGCCCGCTATTTCGGCGTCGACGAGTCCAACCGCCCCTTCGCGGTCACCGCCGACACCGCCACCCAGGAGCCCGGCAACCAGGACCTCATCCATCTGGTCAATCCCAAGGCCGACTTCACCTCGTCCTCGGGGGCCAATATCGTGGTGGATGCCGTGGCCGGCATCTATCATCAATCCACCAAGGTGCTGGACCTGTCGGGCGGCGTGAACCTCTACCACGACAGCGGCTACGAGATTCACACCCCCACCGCCACGGTGGAGCTGACCAACAACGCGGCGCGGGGATTCGAGCCGGTGGCAGGCCACGGCCCGCAGGGCGCCATCCGCTCGGCCGGGTTCGAGATCACCGGCAAGCGCCACGACATCACCTTCACCGGCAAGTCGCAGCTGAACCTGCGCGCCGTCAGCCACAAGGCCCCGGGAAAGGGCCAGGGCAAGGGAGCCAAGACCCGATGA
- a CDS encoding KpsF/GutQ family sugar-phosphate isomerase — protein sequence MTADSDALATARRVLDTEARALDSLAAALDGPFLKAVTLIEGAPGRVIVTGMGKSGHVGRKIAATLASTGCPAFYVHPAEASHGDLGMVTRDDAVVALSNSGETPELGDIIAYTRRFGIGLIGITSKDGSTLATAADVALVLPANPEACPMGLAPTTSTTMMLALGDALAVTLLERKGFTAADFKVFHPGGQLGQRLLKVSDLMHGGDGLPLVGADVAMADVLLVMTAKSLGVAGVVDADGKLVGILTDGDLRRHMSPDLLTAKAAEVMTASPRTVPPNLLAAEALRQMNARSITSLFVVESDATPVGVLHVHDCLRAGLA from the coding sequence ATGACCGCCGATTCCGATGCCCTCGCCACCGCCCGCCGGGTTCTCGACACCGAGGCCCGCGCGCTGGATTCCCTGGCGGCGGCGCTCGACGGCCCCTTCCTCAAGGCCGTCACCCTGATCGAGGGCGCGCCGGGACGGGTCATTGTCACCGGCATGGGCAAGAGCGGCCATGTGGGGCGCAAGATCGCCGCCACCCTGGCGTCCACCGGCTGCCCCGCCTTCTACGTCCACCCGGCCGAGGCCAGCCACGGCGATCTCGGCATGGTGACCCGCGACGATGCCGTGGTGGCGCTGTCCAATTCGGGCGAGACGCCGGAACTGGGCGACATCATCGCCTATACCAGGCGCTTCGGCATCGGGCTGATCGGCATCACGTCGAAGGACGGCTCGACGCTGGCCACCGCCGCCGACGTCGCCCTGGTGCTGCCCGCCAATCCCGAGGCCTGCCCCATGGGGCTGGCGCCGACCACCTCGACCACCATGATGCTGGCGCTGGGCGACGCCCTGGCGGTCACCCTGCTGGAACGCAAGGGCTTCACCGCCGCCGACTTCAAGGTCTTCCACCCCGGCGGCCAGTTGGGCCAGCGCCTGCTCAAGGTCTCGGACCTGATGCATGGCGGCGACGGCCTGCCCCTGGTGGGCGCCGATGTCGCCATGGCCGACGTGCTGCTGGTGATGACGGCGAAAAGCTTGGGGGTCGCCGGCGTGGTCGATGCGGACGGCAAGCTGGTCGGCATTCTCACCGACGGCGACTTGCGCCGCCATATGAGCCCCGACCTCCTGACCGCCAAGGCGGCGGAGGTGATGACCGCCTCGCCGCGCACCGTGCCGCCCAACCTGCTGGCCGCCGAGGCGCTGCGCCAGATGAACGCCCGGTCCATCACCAGCCTGTTCGTGGTGGAAAGCGACGCAACCCCGGTGGGCGTGCTGCACGTCCACGACTGCCTGAGGGCCGGCCTGGCATGA
- a CDS encoding ribonuclease D, with product MTVFYHKNDLPDGLDLGKLVAIDSETMGLNLSRDRLCVVQLSAGDGDAHVVHYPKPEWNSPNLVRMLSDQSVTKLFHFARFDVAMLRRYLGVRCNPVFCTKIASRLTRTNTESHSLKTLCKEFLGVDLSKLQQSSDWGAPELSADQLAYAASDVLYLHQLKERFETLLDREGRRALAEACFAFLPDRAELDLAGWDAEDIFSH from the coding sequence GTGACCGTTTTCTACCACAAGAACGATCTCCCCGACGGCCTTGACCTCGGCAAGCTGGTCGCCATCGATTCCGAGACCATGGGCCTCAACCTGAGCCGCGACCGCCTGTGCGTGGTGCAGCTGTCGGCCGGCGACGGCGACGCCCATGTGGTGCACTATCCCAAGCCCGAGTGGAATTCGCCCAACCTGGTCCGCATGCTGTCGGATCAGTCGGTGACCAAGCTGTTCCACTTCGCCCGCTTCGACGTGGCCATGCTGCGCCGTTACCTGGGCGTGCGCTGCAATCCGGTGTTCTGCACCAAGATCGCCTCGCGGCTCACCCGGACCAACACCGAGAGCCACAGCCTCAAGACGCTGTGCAAGGAATTCCTGGGCGTCGATCTGTCCAAGCTGCAGCAAAGCTCGGACTGGGGCGCGCCCGAGCTTTCCGCCGACCAGCTGGCCTATGCCGCGTCGGACGTGCTCTACCTGCACCAGCTGAAGGAGCGCTTCGAAACCCTGCTGGACCGCGAGGGCCGCCGCGCCCTGGCCGAGGCCTGCTTCGCCTTCCTGCCCGACCGCGCCGAGCTGGATCTGGCCGGCTGGGACGCGGAAGACATCTTCTCGCATTGA
- a CDS encoding complex I NDUFA9 subunit family protein, which yields MARRVVTVFGGSGFIGRNVVKRLAAQGWVVRAAVRDPIAAEFLKPMGDVGQVTPLRADITDSKSVAMAVAGVDAVVNLVGILYESGRATFDAIHVKGAANVAQAAKAAGVTRLVHMSALGADKNSDAAYARSKAAGEEAVTAAFPGASIVRPSVVFGPDDDFFNRFGKLSMVSPVLPVFTGDGFKPVCSEAGCSIDLFGSGGPIFQPVSVSDVAQAIVSMLEDPRHAGKTFELGGPRRYSMKEVMELVNASTGRDRLLVPLPFGLGMLQATFLQMLPAPLLTKDQVRMMKVDNVVRGGKPGLTELGITPTSAEAILPLYMKRYGKQLPPGRDQAA from the coding sequence ATGGCGCGGCGCGTTGTCACGGTATTCGGCGGTTCGGGTTTCATCGGCAGGAACGTGGTCAAGCGTCTCGCCGCCCAGGGGTGGGTGGTGCGCGCCGCCGTGCGCGACCCCATCGCCGCCGAGTTCCTGAAGCCCATGGGCGATGTGGGACAGGTGACGCCGCTGCGCGCCGACATCACCGATTCCAAGTCGGTGGCCATGGCGGTGGCCGGGGTGGACGCGGTGGTCAACCTGGTGGGCATTCTCTACGAGAGCGGCCGGGCCACCTTCGATGCCATCCATGTGAAGGGCGCCGCCAATGTGGCCCAGGCTGCCAAGGCCGCCGGCGTCACCCGGCTGGTGCACATGTCGGCGCTGGGCGCGGACAAGAATTCCGATGCCGCCTACGCCCGGTCCAAGGCCGCCGGCGAAGAGGCGGTCACCGCCGCCTTCCCCGGCGCCTCTATCGTGCGGCCCTCGGTGGTGTTCGGCCCCGATGACGACTTCTTCAACCGCTTCGGCAAGCTGTCCATGGTATCGCCGGTGCTGCCGGTGTTCACCGGCGACGGCTTCAAGCCGGTGTGCAGCGAGGCGGGCTGCTCCATCGACCTGTTCGGGTCGGGCGGCCCCATCTTCCAGCCGGTCAGCGTCTCCGACGTGGCCCAGGCCATCGTCTCCATGCTCGAGGACCCCCGCCATGCGGGCAAGACCTTCGAACTGGGCGGGCCGCGCCGCTATTCCATGAAGGAAGTCATGGAACTGGTCAACGCCTCCACCGGCCGCGACCGCCTGCTGGTGCCGCTGCCCTTCGGCCTGGGCATGCTGCAGGCCACCTTCCTGCAGATGCTGCCCGCGCCGTTGCTGACCAAGGATCAGGTGCGGATGATGAAGGTGGACAACGTGGTCCGCGGCGGCAAGCCGGGCCTGACCGAGCTGGGCATCACGCCGACCTCGGCCGAGGCAATCCTGCCGCTTTACATGAAGCGCTACGGCAAGCAGCTGCCGCCCGGCCGCGATCAGGCGGCGTGA